The Cloacibacterium caeni region ATTTTACCAGATTTGGCATTAGAACTCGTTATATTCACTCAGATGTAGAAACTTTGGAGCGTATCCAAATTATGCAGGATTTGAGAACGGGATTATTTGATGTTTTGGTAGGCGTAAATCTTTTGAGAGAAGGTTTAGATTTACCAGAAGTTTCATTGGTTGCGATTCTCGATGCAGATAAAGAAGGAATGTTGCGTTCTCGTCGTTCTTTGGTTCAAACCATTGGTAGAGCTGCGAGAAACGTGAACGGAAAAGCAATTATGTACGCCGATAAAATCACCAATTCTATGCAAAAAGCGATTGATGAAACCAATTATCGCCGTGAAAAACAAACGCAGTACAATTTAGAACACAATAAAGTTCCGACTCCGCTCAATAAGAAAATTTCTGAAAATTTAGTGGGAAGAAGCAAAGATTTCCCAGATTCTCAATACACGCAGAAAGAAATTATTCGTCAAGTTGCAGAAGAACGCGAAACTTACGGAAGCGTAGATGTAGAAAAACTCATCGCCGAAAAACAAAAAGCAATGGAAGAAGCTGCGAAAAATCTAGATTTTATTACCGCTGCAAAATTGAGAGATGAGATTGTAGCATTGAAAGGGTAAAAAATGTAACTCGTGAAATTGAATAGTTGTAAAATCGTAAAGTTGTTTTTAAAATATTAAAAATTTTAATAAGCAATAATTCAAAGTTTTACAAATCCACAACTTTACGAATTTGCAGAAAATTAAAACTTATAAACCCTCTTCTTCGGTTTTTCATAATTCACTTCGCCACGAATTGGAGTCAGTAAATCCATTAAACCATTGATTTTTATTTCATAAATCGTAGAAAGCTGCATGCCGAGTTTTCCTTTTGGCATTCCTTGTCGGTGAAACCATTCTAAGTAAGAAATGGGCAAATCTGCTAAAACGATTCCAGCATGTTTTCCGAAAGGCATTTTTACCTCGCAGATTTCTTTTAGTATTTCGGGGTTAATTCCTTGCATTTTTTTAAATATCAATGTCAATTTTTGGTTGAAGTGGAGTTTCACTTTCGGGAAGAACAATGTCGTTCGGAGAATCTTCTGTTTCTTCAGAAAATTCGTCTCCATAAATTTGCATCAGCAAAATAGTGATAGAAACTAAAATCGGCCCAAATATTAAACCAAAAAAACCGAAAATCTTTAGCCCTAGAATAATTCCAAAAACGGTATTTAATGGATGGATGTTTTCTAATTTTTTTAAAAAAGTAAATCTGAAAACATTGTCTACCAATCCCACTACTAAAAATCCATAAGCCAGAATGCCGAGTCCACCAAAAGTGTCACCACTTGCAAGCATAAATAAACCAACTGGCACATAAATAATAGCAGCTCCCACAATCGGAATCATACTGCCAATGAAAGTAAGGATAAATAATAATAAAGGACTTGGAGCGCCAAAAATAAAATAACTAATTAAGGAAACTAATGCTTGAACAAGTGCTACAACTGGAATTCCTACTGCATTGGCAATTACCATTCTTGTGAATTTTTCGCCAATTTTTTGGTCATTAGCTTTCTTTAACGGAGAAATTGAAGTAAGAATTCTTTCGAATAATCTTCCTTTAGTAAGCATAAAGTACAAGATGAAAAACATTCCTACAATTATACTAATCATGTTAACCGTAGTATTCAGAATAGCAGTGGAAGCTTGCGTAACAAATCCTGTGATTTTTTCTAAGTTTCCGTTACTTAAAATTTCAAACCCTGTTTTGGCACGAATATAAGTTTCTATTTTTTCAAAAAATTGAGTAATATTCTCTGTATAAGCTTTTGCATCACTTATTTTATTCACTAAAACTTCAATGGTGAAATACGTGGGAATCACAATGATGACCAGACAAATTAAGATAATGACCAATGCAGCAACCCAAGGTTTCCAACCTTTTTCTTCTACGAGTTTAAAATTCCAACTTCTAGAAATAATGTACAACGTGATGGCTCCCAATAAGGAAGGCAAAAAATCACTAAGATTGTATAATATTATCGCTGAAAGAATGATAATAACCGCCAACATAAAAACTTGACGGATTTTGTTATTGCTGATTTGGTCTGGGTGCATTTGTTTTGTTTTAATGCGAATTTAATAAAAAAAGCAACAGTAAAATCTGTTGCTTTCTGTAAATTGTTTATAAAATTTTAAGATTTTACTTTGTAAGGTGCTCCGCAAATCGCCGAATAGATAGAATATCTTGCGGTAAAGAAAAACGGAAAGGTAAATAGAACTCCAACTAAGCAAAATAAAACTCCTGCAGAAGAGATAATTCCTGCTAAAAGCCACAATACTAATACGGTGATAAAATTAGCATGAACCAGAGAAAATGATTTTCTAATACCTTCAATTGCTGAGGTATTTTCAAAAAATACAATCGGTAATCCTATAAAAAAAGCAAAAGAAAGATACATGCCAATCAGCATATTGATTTCTAAGCCAGCTTGAATAAGCGCTGTAGTAATGAATCCGTAAATAATGATTTGTGCGGTATTTTGTCTGAAACCAATGAATAAATCACCAAATTCTACCTCTTTTTTAGCACTGAACTGATAAGAAATGTAAATAATTCCTACCACTAATGGAGCCAATAACGCCGAAGTAATACTTTTAGAAATCACTTCAGAAATCATTACGGCAGTAGTTCTGGCCGCTTCTAAACTGTTTTGTAATTCTGTAATAGCATTAAGGTCATACTTTTTGTCTTCTACAAAATCATTCATGACTCTCATGACTTCATTTTGATAATCTCCACCGCCTGGAATCAAGAAAGACAACAGACCATTAAAAATAAAATACGCTAAAAGGTAAATGACTACAAAGACTAATGCATATAAAAAAGTTCCCGTAAAATTTTCGAATGCATGAGAAAGAATACTTCCTATTTCCTTTTTGGGTGTAATAGGTTGGTTTACTTCGGTAAAATTTTCCATAATTTTTTCAATTGAGTTCTAGCAAAATTAGTTATTTTTCTCAAGGTTTCGTTACATTTTATACAAATTTAATGCTGAAGAATCTTTTGAATAAAGTATAAATAATAGCATTCCAGAAAGGATAAGTGAATAAAAATCCTACGAAAAATAAGATAAATCCGCTATAACTGAATAAAAATGCGATGATAGCACATGGTAAAACAATTTTCCAATTTGCCCAAGCTACTTTTGCGCTGATATTGATGGCTTCTAGCATTCTCATAGGCGTGAAATAGAGTAACGGACCTACAAAAACAGTAAGAAACACCCATAAAATACCTGGAATGAAAAAGAATGACATTCCAAAACTAAAAATAACATTCCAGAAAATTGCATAACCCCAAAGTTTAAAGAAATTACTTCCTTTATAACCATCTAAAACTTCTGATATGCTAGGTTTTTTGCCTTCATCAATTAAAGTATAAACTCTGAAAAGACCAATGAATAAAGGAAAAAGTGATGCTTTTAATAATGATAAAATAATCTGGAAGTAACTTCCGTTTT contains the following coding sequences:
- a CDS encoding AI-2E family transporter, translating into MHPDQISNNKIRQVFMLAVIIILSAIILYNLSDFLPSLLGAITLYIISRSWNFKLVEEKGWKPWVAALVIILICLVIIVIPTYFTIEVLVNKISDAKAYTENITQFFEKIETYIRAKTGFEILSNGNLEKITGFVTQASTAILNTTVNMISIIVGMFFILYFMLTKGRLFERILTSISPLKKANDQKIGEKFTRMVIANAVGIPVVALVQALVSLISYFIFGAPSPLLLFILTFIGSMIPIVGAAIIYVPVGLFMLASGDTFGGLGILAYGFLVVGLVDNVFRFTFLKKLENIHPLNTVFGIILGLKIFGFFGLIFGPILVSITILLMQIYGDEFSEETEDSPNDIVLPESETPLQPKIDIDI
- a CDS encoding DUF3820 family protein, with product MNPEILKEICEVKMPFGKHAGIVLADLPISYLEWFHRQGMPKGKLGMQLSTIYEIKINGLMDLLTPIRGEVNYEKPKKRVYKF